The following is a genomic window from Xenopus laevis strain J_2021 chromosome 2L, Xenopus_laevis_v10.1, whole genome shotgun sequence.
TAGGATAGTTTATACAGCTGTCTCTGCaatataatctcaaaggagactgtattatgatcactattctctggagttatgtaataaaatacactaagtttgcccaggtgcagtaacctatatcagcaggtagcatttacaggtcacctgtttaaaaacaaacatcgtATTAGTTGCTTTGGCAAACATACTGTAGTGTCTGTTACTAAATGCTCATAACACAAGGCAATCAACTTAACTGTGCCCACTATGATGCCCAGCCAAAGTTCTTTTTGCCTCGTGTCTCAACTACATTGCATACTTTCTTCTAGTACCAGCTACTGCATCCTGATTCTGCATTCccatcaaggggcaaattcactaaagggcaaagttcctgtcactagtgaaaattcaacAGAAATACCATCTTCAGGGacattgctaattcactaacaggggTAGAGGACAATTCTCTACCAAAAGAGAGCATCACTATTTCTTGAAAGGAATGCAAAGGAATGTAAGTGCTCACACACTTCCACAATAGATGTAGAATAGGATGCGGATGTGATGGATACCTGTAGTCATTATCTATTTCTGCACATCATAGAGTAGCAGGCGGATATAACGCCACACGCCAATGTGCGATGAGAGCATATGCATTCACTTTGAAGGTATATAAACTGCACAAATGTACTTTATCGTTCTGCCTTTTTATCATTTTGTACTTGTGGTgtattttgcccctgatgaacaCCACCCATGTGGCCGAAACACGTAGGGCTATTTGCTGGCTTATGGCTTAATAGAataaattttgacatttttaaagtaattgaGTATGCAATCCTTTTGCTTATTTTGTACTCCTttaccagcttagacctggcgaactgataagatgaagctacatcctcctcaatgttatgtcaatgacatcatatcctgtatgccaaaaagttataaaaattaaaccatttgaggggcatgcgacatttgttttagggtgggctcatgcctagggcattagaggatctattttgtctttattttgcatccttggacatttttaataataagtggccacttcaagcatttgcaccaacatctctaataaaagcatatatatgacctatatgtacccgccctattcaaattgacctaagcataagtgtatttacaaagttttactaggaaaaaatgaatgttagcgaaagtttgctataaaatgtttgcattgaCGAATTTacactagcaaaacttcgccagtgtttggctGCCAAGACGCATCTTtgaatattagtgaattagcatagtggtagcctAACTAAGTTgcacgaagtgtggcgaagtcttCTGAGACGAAAATTTGCTCTTTCACCCCATTTGCACAGTGACGGAAGGATCCAGAGCAAGGCGCAGCATGACTCTGGACGcaagccccttagtgctctaacaCTTGTGTCTGGGGTTATGGTAAATAAGccctttttatcttttatacaaaCAGCAAATCAAACTAATTTAATACATATGACTGATAACaggaaatacatttcttttttgtatCATATCCAGAtgcttatttacatttatatatgaatatcttaatgttttataaaaagtACAGACAATTCTCATATTAAATTAGAAACACCAGTAGTACTAAATTAGCAACTACAAGATTATTAATTTCTTAATGTATAATACCTAATTTTTAATTTGTCATAACTGAGTGGGCCATCCAGTCTCTGCATCAAAGAAAAATTGCATATGAAAGTTCTGAAGGAAAATTAAATCACTCCTACATATTTTATGTCCTTGGCTCATAGGAACTGATAACTGAcgtgaattatttatattttccaacaacgcatataattaaaatggcatataatgtatttaaaatagcAGGCATTCTTTTAATGATTACGAATAATTCTGGTTATTAGTCAGGTAAACTTAAAGAATGGACATATAAGAGGACTGGAAATACAGCTTTATGGGCAATCCATACTACTCTAAATAACAGAAGAACCTACCTGACTGCATATGAGCTAGGGTTTATCAGATCTTTCATTGCATCTACATAATATTGGGCAGAATGTCTCCAGGTATTCAGTATCTGAGATGCCTAAAACAAAAACAGATATCAAATAAACAGATCTGAAGGGTATGTCTGTTAACTTGAATGACTGTCAGAAACACAGCAGGAACAGAGAGCAAAAATACATCACTTGAATAAATAATGCTTAAATCATTTTGTAGTGCGCAAAGGCAAGCAGAAGTTTTGCTTCACCACCGACCAATGATTCTGGTTCAACCAAATAATTGTCTAATAAATGTCATTTAATACACTGTCTAATATTATTTTCTGTCTTAAAAGGCTtttatgatgtataatctctttaaTTCACTGCAGAATGTGTAGACTCTATATAAAAAGGATGATGAAAAGGATAATGATAAAGGTATGGGAAAACTGGAAACTGGAAATACTCTATATATGCTCTGGAAATAATTTGCTGATTAACAGGTAAAACCTTGAGCTTCGAATATGGGGCATATTAGAATTAAGATTCAGAGACTATGTAGCAAACTAGACATTCTAGGGTTTAAATTTGCagcataacagaaaaaaaatgtgtataaggCATTCGGCAAAACCTGCATTATGATTTATGAGATAATGAGAGCTGAAATGGAGGGAAAGGTACATTCAAATGAATTCTGGGGATCTGAAGAAAATGTCAGTGACCTTCCAGAGGGGCACTGCAGGGAGAGAATCCACAAAGGTTctacaaatataatgtaaaatgagaAGCACAGgacaaataatacacaaaagcaagcAAAACTGAAGAGAAAGCACACTCTGAAAGATACAATTTGTAACAGGAAACAACATTGTCATTGGCAGTTAGGCTCAGTGACAAAGTTTAAAGCATGCATTGAAAGAcccacttgtttggcgaggtcaggctgatccgatcatttggcccatgggtagtagggatgtagcgaacgtcggaaaaaaagttcgcgaacatattcgcgaacttgcgcaaaaatgcgagcggttcgcgaatggttcgcgaaccccatagacttcaatgggaaggcgaactttaacatctagaaaagacatttctggccagaaaaatgattttaaagttgtttaaagggtgcaacgacctggacagtggcatgccagagggggatcaagggcaaaaatgtatctgaaaaatctgcctgtgtgtgcttggaagagatagtgtagggggagagctgttagtgatttcagggacagatgatagtaagtttgctggctagtaatctgcttgatactgctctgtattggagggacagaagtctgcagggatttgagggacattttagcttaggtagctttgctggctagtaatctactgttctctttaaacaactgccatacgttgaccttgtaggcattgtttgcccagtttttttggacgcagccactgaagcacagttgccagaaaaaatatgccatataaatgctgaaaatagtaatttttcgccatacgttgaccttgtagacattgtttgcccagtttttttggttgcagccactgaagcacagttgccagaaaaaatatgccatataaatgctgaaaatagtcattttttgccatacgttgaccttgtaggcattgtttgcccagtttttttggtcgcagccactgaagcacagttgccagaaaaaatatgccatataaatgctgaaaatagtaattttttgccatatacgttgagtcaacgtatggcaaaaaatgactattttcagcatttatatggcatattttttctggcctctgtgcttcagtggctgcggccaaaaaaactgggcaaacaatgcctacaaggtcaacgtcgttgaccttgtaggcattgtttgcccagtttttttggccgcagccactgaagcacagaggccagaaaaaatatgccatataaatgctgaaaatagtcatttttttggtcgcagccactgaagcacagttgccagaaaaattatgccatataaatgctgaaaatatgcatttttttggttgcagccactgaagcacagaggccagaaaaattatgccatataaatgctgaaaatataaatttttttggttgcagccactgaagcacagaggccagaaaaattatgccatataaatgcagaaaatataaatttttttggtcgcagccactgaagcacagttgccagaaaaattatgccatataaatgctgaaaatataaatttttttggttgcagccactgaagcacagaggccagaaaaattatgccatataaatgctgaaaatatgcatttttttggtcgcagccactgaagcacagttgccagaaaaattatgccatataaatgctgaaaatataaatttttttggttgcagccactgaagcacagaggccagaaaaattatgccatataaatgctgaaaatatgcatttttttggttgcagccactgaagcacagaggccagaaaaattatgccatataaatgcagaaaatatgcatttttttggacgcagccactgaagcacagttgccagaaaaaatatgccatataaatgctgaaaatagtcattttttgccatacgttgaccttgtagacattgtttgcccagtttttttggttgcagccactgaagcacagaggccagaaaaaattaaaccagtagggtttgcaccctagtttgtaacggtggcggagggaggaggaggacgctaaaggacagctgtgtgtggagtcatgaggcttgaagagaaggacagctgcatagaagtcagaacaagtcttccggcgtgcagtaaccctccgagatccacccctcattcattttaataaaggtcaggtaatctacacttttgtgacctaggcgagttctcttctcagttacaatccctcctgctgcactgaaggtcctttctgagagcacacttgaggctgggcaagacaagaggttcatggcaaattgtgacagctctggccacagatcaagcctgcgcacccagtagtccaggggttcatcgctcctcagagtgtcgatatctgcagttaatgccaggtagtccgctacctgccggtcgaggcgttctttgagggtggatccagaagggttgtggcgctgccttggacagaaaaacatttgcatgtctgacgttacagactggccaaagggctttgtccttgcaggtgtgctcgtggcaggattactggcacctctgcccctggaatgttgatgagttcctgaagtgacatcacccttaaaagcattgtacaacatgttttgcaggctggtttgtaaatgccgcatcttttcggacttgtggtatgttggtaacatttctgacactttatgcttgtactgagggtctagtagcgttgcgacccagtacaggtccttctccttaagcctcttgatacgggggtccttcaacaggcatgacagcatgaaagaccccattctcacaaggttggatgcagagctatccatctccgcttcctcattatcaaggactgcatcatccacggtctcctccccccagccacgtacaagaccaggggtccccaaaaggtcaccactagccccctgggaagcctgctcctgttggtcctcctcctcctcctccacaaagccaccttcctcctctgactccacttctggcacctctccctgcgttgcagcaggtgcctgggttcgttctggtgattccgaccagaaatcgtgcgcttccagctcctcgtcacgctggtctacagcctcatctgtcactcgtcgcacggcacgctccaggaataaagcgaagggtattaggtcgctgatggtgccttcggtgcgactgaccatatttgtcacctcttcaaaaggtcgcatgagcctgcaggcatcgcgcataagcacccagtaacgggggaaaaaaatccccagctgtgcagatccagtcctaccacccagttcaaaaaggtactcgttgacggccctttgttgttgcagcagacgttccaacataaggagcgttgaattccagcgagtctggctgtcagaaatcaaacgcctgactggcatgttgtagcgctgctgaatgtcagcaaggcgtgccatggctgtgtaggaacgtctgaaatgggccgacacctttctggactgggtgagaacgtcctggaatcctgggtacttggagacaaaacgttggactattaaatttaacacatgtgccatgcagggcacatgtgttaaattgcctagtctcaacgctgccaacagattgcttccattgtcacacaccacttttccgatctgcagttggtgtggggtcagccaccgatcggcctgtgactgcagagatgacaggagtacagatccggtatggtttttgctttccaggcacgtcatccccaagacagcgtgacaacggcgtacctggcacgtcgaatagcctagggggagctgggggtgcacaggtgtggaggaggagaaggaggacccagcagcagagtaagaagaagaagaagacgaggtagagagcgatggaggagtagaggtggtggcagaaccgcgtgcaatccgtggcggtgacaccaactccactgttgttgttgagctacccattccctgcttcccagccattaccaagttcacccagtgggcagtgtaggtgacatacctgccctgaccatgcttggaggaccatgcgtcagtagtcatatggacctttggcccaacactaagtgacagagatgcggtaacttggctctgcacatgttggtacaggtgtggtattccctttttagaaaaaaaattgcggctgggtaccttccactgcggtgtcccaattgctacaaatttgcggaaggcctcagagtccaccagctggtatggtaaaagctggcgggctaagagtgcagacaagccagctgtcagacgccgggcaagggggtgacagtcagacattggcttcttacgatcaaacatggccttcacagaaacttggctggtggcagatgactgggaatgggaacaggtggtcaaggtggaaggcggagtggagggtggttcagacgggtcaaggagagcagaggtagagcagtaagatgctggaccagaaggagtgtggcttttagtttgcctgttgcctttgaggtgttgctcccaaagtgctttgtgcttgccgctcatgtgccttcgcatagaagttgtacctatgtggctgttgggcttaccaaggctcagtttctgactgcactcattgcaaattacaatgcttttgtcagaggcacacacattaaaaaaatcccacactgctgactttttggaagtgtgcgatctggcagtaacagtagaagttggcggcattggcggcaatggcgggtgcgttggccggctgaacacaggtgccgatacatgttgttgccctactgatccctgcgggctgtcctccctgcttcttctaagtcttattctcctactgcctctctgactctccgtctctccatctgaactaccctcctcttgctctcttctactaggcacccacaaaacatcaatctcctcatcatcattctcctcagatgcatcaatttcttctgacacatcacagaaggaagcagcagcggggacctcctcctcatcactcattatgtccatctctgtcgtgttctctgccagaattaaatctggtgtaaggtcctcatctccttcatcttcttctggcaataatggttgcgcattactcagttcaagaaactcatgggaaaataactcctctgaccccagtgaagaaggggcaccggtggtggaggaagtgttacgtggggtggccatagcagtggaggatgaggaggatgttgtggtaaagttagaaacggtagaggatggggtgtgctgtgtaagccagtcaactacctcttcagcattttgggagttcagggtcattggctttttaaaactgggcaatttgctagggccacaggattgcatagcagcacggcccctagcacggcctctgcgtggcggcctgcctttgcctggcattattttttaaaaaacaacaacaacaacaaaaactcagttggtttttctggaaacgataatacacacagctagatggcgggttgaagaaaacagtgtgcaaataatgcctacaaggtcaacgtatacactactacagcggtggatacggattacgtaaaatatatgaatgctgcttgaaaaaaagtaactcaagtggtttttctagagacgataatattatcaatatttagacaaaatgtgaacaagctcacacagctagatggcgggttgaagaaaacagtgtgcaaataatgcctacaaggtcaacgtatacactactacagcggtggatacggattacgtaaaatatatgaatgctgcttgaaaaaagtcactccggtgttttttctggagacggtaatattatggatatttagacagaatgtgaacaaggtcacacagctagatggcgggttgaagaaaacagtgtgcaaataatgcctacaaggtcaacgtatacactactacagcggtggatacggattacgtaaaatatattatggctgcttgaaaaaagtcactccggtgttttttctggagacggtaatattatggatatttagacagaatgtgaacaaggtcacacagctagatggcgggttgaagaaaacagtgtgcaaataatgcctacaaggtcaacgtatacactactacagcggtggatacggattacgtaaaatatattatggctgcttgaaaaaagtcactccggtgttttttctggagacggtaatattatggatatttagacagaatgtgaacaaggtcacacagctagatggcgggttgaagaaaacagtgtgcaaataatgcctacaaggtcaacgtatacactactacagcggtggatacggattacgtaaaatatatgaatgctgcttgaaaaaaagtaactcaagtggtttttctagagacgataatattatcaatatttagacaaaatgtgaacaagctcacacagctagatggcgggttgaagaaaacagtgtgcaaataatgcctacaaggtcaacgtatacactactacagcggtggatacggattacgtaaaatatatgaatgctgcttgaaaaaagtcactccggtgttttttctggagacggtaatattatggatatttagacagaatgtgaacaaggtcacacagctagatggcgggttgaagaaaacagtgtgcaaataatgcctacaaggtcaacgtatacactactacagcggtggatacggattacgtaaaatatattatggctgcttgaaaaaagtcactccggtgttttttctggagacggtaatattatggatatttagacagaatgtgaacaaggtcacacagctagatggcgggttgaagaaaacagtgtgcaaataatgcctacaaggtcaacgtatacactactacagcggtggatacggattacgtaaaatatatgaatgctgcttgaaaaaaagtaactcaagtggtttttctagagacgataatattatcaatatttagacaaaatgtgaacaagctcacacagctagatggcgggttgaagaaaacagtgtgcaaataatgcctacaaggtcaacgtatacactactacagcggtggatacggattacgtaaaatatatgaatgctgcttgaaaaaagtcactccggtgttttttctggagacggtaatattatggatatttagacagaatgtgaacaaggtcacacagctagatggcgggttgaagaaaacagtgtgcaaataatgcctacaaggtcaacgtatacactactacagcggtggatacggattacgtaaaatatattatggctgcttgaaaaagtcactccggtgtttttctggagacggtaatattatggatatttagacagaatgtgaacaaggtcacacagctagatggcgggttgaagaaaacagtgtgcaaataatgcctacagggcaaataatgcctaaaaggtcaacttatacactactacagcggtagtaaaataaaaaaaagtaaaataaaaaaaaaatgaatattaaaaaaaaaaaattaaagttggtgctgctgaactactaggagcagcagattagcacaccagtcccactccccaacactgctagactaatagcactgggctcttatagtagtagtagtagtagtagtaaaacaacaaaaaaataaataaaagcagtccttacaaggactactgttattgcagcagtcagcagatgagatcagaagcaggacagctgcccactgcagctacatacagagcactgcagtagaaggtagattactagccagcaaagctacctaagcttaaatgtccctcaaacccctgcagacttctgtccctccaataacagagcagtatcaaaacgattactagccagcaaactttcaactgtccctgaaatcactaacaggcagcagctctctccctacactatctcttcagcacacacaggcagagtgaaaaaacgctgcagggcttcggtttttatagggaaggggagtggtccaggggagagcttcctgattggctgccatgtacctgctggtctggggtgagagggcaaaaaaaagcgccaacaatggcgaacccaaaatggcgaacgtcgcgcgacgttcgcgaacttccggcgagcgcgaacacccgatgttcgcgcgaacaagttcgccggcgaacagttcgcgacatctctaatgggtagtgatgggcgaatttggggcatttcgcttcacctaaaaatctgtgaatttcccgcgaaattcatgaaacggcaaaaaaattgcgaaacgctgACGTCcaatttttttacgccggtgaattttcgcgtcGGTttagcaaatgtattcgccgcctggcgaataaatttgcccatcactacccatgggCTAAACTGTCAACTCACTATGTCAACTCATGTCAGGTTTAGGACTGCATCAACCAGTCAATATGATCCTAGCTCCAGCAAGATTTTTAAACTGgacagatatcagttgggcaggccagtgggagggccccatacatgggcagataaattgccaacTTGGTCCGAAAAGGTCAAATTGGTAGCTTAAATATGCCCATGTATTTCCACTTAAAGAGAAGTGAGTGATAACTGGGCTCCCAACATTACCACGGTTGGACATATTTCCCTTCAGGAGGCACTGTTTTGTCAATTTCATCATAAAAGATGTTGCTAATATCCAGTAACATAACAATCCTTGGCCAGGCCCCAGGGGGTGCGGCATGCTGCCATTGATCATAACATATACTACTCCCCTCTTCCAGCTTAACCAGTATTCTACCctagccagtggtgtaactaccgggggagcagggggtgcgattgggccagggcccgcaccccctcagggccccccggcagctcgcgcaccactgtgTTTTTAGGCAAATGCGGCTGTATGCGCGGTCGTTTCCGATTGTACGGAGGGGGGAAGGGCCCTGCTgcacgtcccgtgccagggcccgcccccctctagttgcgcTGCTGACCCTAGCTCTtgttaaaaactttgtttttagTTGCATTTCCCAGTGCCACTCCCATTGTTGAGTATATTTTGAAATCATTACTGACTTATGGTGATATcctgaaaattatgaaaaacagatataaaaaataaatatattaaaataaatgtgtacatTACTTGTTCATTTATTGTAGACATAAAAGAATTCTCCACATTATTTGGTTCCCATAAATGTTGTGAGAATGCTTGTCTTTTAAGCCTTAAGAACTGATGTGTAGCCTCTTCTGCAAAAAAAGGAGCACCTAGAATCCCTGAAATAAGAAAGAATTAAATATGAAACAGATACTAAATGTAAGAAAACATAAATCAACTGAAGTTAATGTTAAAATGCAAAACAACATCTAGAGAAGCTTTCAGTGAAATGGTTAGATTTATGCAAATAACTGAAAGTTACAATGCTGTCTTAAATCTGGATTAATTGTTGAATTACAGACCCATTTCTTTAATTAGCTGAAAATGTTCTGCAACATATCTTCTTGAGTTTTCTTCAGCTTCGAAATGAATACACAGAAGAGACAGTGATATTAACACTTCTATGTTGCATTTCTTGGCAACAgacacttttttaaaatgtatatatatggaaCATATCTCCCTGGGGATATATCTTTTGTGTAATTAATGTTCCAGTTGAAAGCAAGAGATTTTTATAATATTCTGTTCTACTATTTGGAAGATCCATGATGATAAAGTGCCCCATTTGCCATTGGAAAATTGAGCCCTTTTGCTCAAACATTAACCTGCCCCTAGTTATAATGtcaatggttcccaaactgtggttcTAGCCAGAAAGCAGTGGCCCAGATGGGAAGAGTGACTATTTGCCCTCCTCATTTGATGTCCTTGAATTTTGGACCTAAGGGTCTTGAACAAATGCTAGCCATCAAAGGGGTCTTGAACCAAGAAAGTCCCAAAACATCTGCTCTAAATGTAACTTCTTTATTGTTCATTAGATCTCTTCCCATATTTCTCATAGCTCGGAATTCCCCAATCAGTTGATACTGTATACCATGAAACTCAGTTTTTCCTTGCAATTTTCAAATCTCTCTAATCTGGCCTTCACCCTCTTAATTGCACTGATACTGCAAGCTCAGGGGTCACTTCTTCTTAAACCACTCTTGGAACCTCCCATCCTTCCTCCAGTATATATACTTTActatatttaattaaaactggCTTCTTTAATGCCAAAATGCACTTTTAGGTCACAATCTGCCTGGTGTACATTGAAAGGTTGGATAACACTGAAGTCACTGGCAACTAATACAGGCAGTATTGAGCAGTATTGTTGCTCATGGATAATATGTTGTGTGACATTAGACTAACTACTTGAAACAGTACAGACAAGCAGTTTCTGGCCAATTTTGACAATTTTCTAAATATCTTTCCAGTATGACCACAAGGTCTTTGTTTCCATACTTTGGGGCCATCTTTTCTAGAAAACATTTATGCCTATAAGCTTCTGTAGTAGCTtgattattatacagtatgaactgttcaatTTAACTGTActgtaaataattaaacaaaGGCATAACACATTCTAGGAACATCTTCCTAATTAGCCAACAGATAATTTTCAGAATTAAAGTGATGTCTGCTGTAGGGTTAAGGTGTTTTCCACAAGTTCAAGATAGATTTGATAAATAGAGTAATTGTGTTTCAGTGCTCATCAGATAAATTATTGCAGCCCACAGCTGTCTCCCATGTTATTGGGTTGATCATTTTAGTCTAATTTATGCACAATGAAATCATTGTGAACTTGTTTATGTTTGCAATAAATAT
Proteins encoded in this region:
- the LOC121399647 gene encoding uncharacterized protein C3orf85-like → MGSTIKNIIVFAVMLKGILGAPFFAEEATHQFLRLKRQAFSQHLWEPNNVENSFMSTINEQASQILNTWRHSAQYYVDAMKDLINPSSYAVRSQVSDYVNFWWTT